One Vallitalea pronyensis genomic region harbors:
- a CDS encoding arsenate reductase/protein-tyrosine-phosphatase family protein: MKRIIFVCTGNTCRSPLAEAMAYRYFQDGDISVEVLSRGISVMSPSPANGHTRDIVEQDYPAIANHVATAFCEHEVEEETMVLTMTDNHKQYLHKLYPHLVSQIKTYREYVGEAGDIHDPYGGSKTIYDRCAKEIRGLTLLLIEKINKNSYNMEEL, from the coding sequence ATGAAACGTATTATATTTGTATGTACAGGCAATACATGTAGAAGCCCATTAGCTGAGGCCATGGCGTATCGGTATTTTCAAGATGGGGATATATCTGTTGAAGTATTATCCCGAGGTATAAGCGTTATGTCACCTTCTCCTGCCAATGGGCATACAAGGGATATTGTTGAACAAGATTATCCCGCTATTGCAAATCATGTAGCCACAGCATTTTGTGAACATGAAGTGGAAGAGGAAACCATGGTACTCACCATGACAGATAACCATAAACAATATCTTCATAAGCTATACCCTCATCTTGTTAGTCAGATAAAAACATATAGGGAGTATGTGGGAGAAGCAGGCGATATACATGATCCTTATGGAGGCAGTAAGACCATATATGATCGTTGCGCCAAGGAGATAAGGGGTCTAACCCTATTACTTATTGAAAAGATAAATAAAAATTCTTATAATATGGAGGAACTGTAA
- a CDS encoding L-threonylcarbamoyladenylate synthase: METIIRRVDNKDIEHNIIEEAAHILQQGGLVAFPTETVYGIGAHALDAQAVSDIYKAKGRPSDNPLIVHVAHMEDVEKYAMHIQDKARLLMEHFWPGPLTLVFNKKEIIPAYITGGLSTVAIRIPSHPIARSIIEASGLPIAAPSANISGRPSPTMGQHVIHDLQGKVSMIIDGGSSEIGLESTVVDVTESTPTILRPGGITKKMLEKVVGAVVEDPAIKSMNENMVPKAPGMKYRHYAPNAELIVFKGNKDRVIDHINKLVEQKEMEGSRIGIIATKQTKDRYRGDHVLVIGDRHKPDDIAANLFKVLREFDERQVSCIYSEAFSNQDIGYATMNRLLKAAGNKVIRI, from the coding sequence ATGGAAACCATAATTCGTAGAGTAGACAATAAGGATATCGAACATAATATAATTGAAGAGGCAGCTCATATTTTACAGCAAGGTGGCTTAGTGGCTTTTCCTACAGAGACGGTCTATGGTATAGGTGCTCACGCACTTGACGCACAAGCTGTTTCAGATATTTACAAAGCGAAAGGCAGGCCATCGGATAATCCACTTATTGTTCATGTTGCCCACATGGAAGATGTGGAGAAATATGCCATGCATATTCAGGATAAGGCTCGATTACTTATGGAGCATTTTTGGCCAGGACCATTAACCCTTGTGTTTAATAAGAAAGAGATTATACCCGCGTATATTACAGGTGGATTAAGTACAGTGGCCATTCGTATCCCATCGCATCCTATTGCAAGAAGCATCATTGAAGCATCAGGTCTACCAATAGCAGCCCCTAGCGCTAATATTTCTGGTCGACCTAGTCCAACAATGGGACAGCATGTGATTCATGATTTACAAGGGAAAGTGTCCATGATTATTGACGGCGGTTCCAGTGAAATTGGACTGGAGTCAACGGTAGTGGATGTAACAGAAAGCACCCCCACCATTCTTCGACCAGGCGGTATTACGAAGAAAATGCTTGAAAAAGTTGTTGGTGCTGTTGTAGAAGACCCAGCCATTAAATCCATGAATGAAAACATGGTTCCCAAAGCTCCCGGTATGAAATACCGCCATTATGCACCGAACGCAGAGCTTATTGTTTTTAAGGGAAATAAAGATCGTGTCATTGATCATATTAATAAATTAGTAGAACAAAAGGAAATGGAAGGTTCCCGTATTGGCATTATCGCAACCAAACAGACGAAAGACCGTTATCGAGGTGATCATGTTCTGGTTATTGGTGACAGACACAAACCGGATGATATTGCAGCCAATCTTTTTAAAGTCCTTCGTGAGTTTGATGAGCGGCAAGTGTCATGTATTTATAGTGAAGCTTTTTCAAATCAAGATATTGGTTATGCAACCATGAATCGCTTATTAAAAGCAGCAGGTAACAAAGTCATTCGCATATAA